The Meriones unguiculatus strain TT.TT164.6M chromosome 6, Bangor_MerUng_6.1, whole genome shotgun sequence genome has a window encoding:
- the LOC132654801 gene encoding tripartite motif-containing protein 43B-like yields MESGISQAFQEELTCSICLGCLSDSITISCGHSFCRACLCLSWEDLQVPVHCPTCRHPSQQKDFRTNVVLKKLVHIARQNILMKYLNSEENKCVTHKEIKRIFCEENRVLLCQLCSDSQEHKGHRHCPIEAAAEGQMDYVTLRKEMIRKEYRKLHPIHYEEEKQHIEYMENEGQTRLEKLRKSEALMVQKRSQLIEMYRELMTMSQQPYVVLLQDLEDMFRRSESVQLCMPQPMKPELSALPITGLIERSKYFQVYISFGKAILPPDRMTLFDAVRRFNCRPHQEETSVKSSQHYFAARGSQSFTTGKYYWELNLTKSFEWALGVFQDDLQQNELEGVFLLLCAKQGNQYSLLTTCPESQHFIEKPVGRVGVLLDCDGGYVNFLDVAKSSLIYSYPPGTFNYPVRPFFTFGCTCS; encoded by the exons atggagTCAGGCATCTCACAGGCTTTCCAGGAAGAGCTCACTTGCTCCATCTGCTTGGGCTGCCTTTCAGACTCAATCACCATAAGCTGTGGACACAGCTTCTgtcgggcctgcctctgcctttcctgggAAGACCTGCAAGTTCCTGTCCACTGTCCCACATGTAGGCATCCATCCCAACAGAAGGACTTCAGAACCAACGTTGTTCTGAAGAAGCTGGTGCACATTGCCAGACAAAACATTCTCATGAAGTACCTGAACTCTGAGGAGAACAAGTGTGTGACCCACAAGGAGATAAAGAGGATCTTCTGTGAGGAGAACAGGGTCCTTCTCTGTCAACTGTGCTCTGACTCTCAGGAGCACAAGGGTCACAGACACTGTCCCATTGAAGCAGCTGCTGAGGGGCAAATG GACTATGTGACTCTTCGGAAAGAAATGATCAGGAAAGAATATAGGAAACTACATCCAATCCattatgaagaagaaaagcagcataTAGAGTATATGGAAAATGAAGGCCAGACTAGGttagagaaactgaggaaaagtGAAGCCTTGATGGTCCAAAAGAGGAGTCAACTAATAGAAATGTATCGGGAGCTGATGACAatgtcccagcagccatatgtggTGCTGCTCCAG GATTTGGAAGACATGTTCAGAAG GAGTGAGTCAGTGCAGCTCTGCATGCCCCAGCCTATGAAACCAGAGCTCAGTGCCCTGCCCATCACTGGACTGATTGAGAGGTCCAAGTACTTCCAAG TGTACATTTCATTTGGAAAAGCAATCTTACCCCCTGACAGGATGACCCTATTTGATGCTGTGAGAAGATTCAACTGTAGGCCTCACCAAGAGGAGACATCTGTGAAATCATCTCAACACTATTTTGCTGCCAGGGGATCACAAAGCTTCACCACTGGGAAATATTACTGGGAGCTGAATTTAACAAAGTCTTTTGAATGGGCCCTAGGAGTCTTTCAGGATGACCTTCAACAGAATGAACTTGAGGGTGTATTTCTCCTTTTGTGTGCAAAGCAGGGTAACCAGTACAGTCTCCTTACCACCTGCCCAGAATCTCAACACTTTATAGAGAAGCCAGTGGGCCGGGTTGGTGTGCTCCTTGATTGTGACGGTGGATATGTCAATTTCCTGGATGTTGCCAAGAGTTCTCTCATATACAGTTACCCTCCTGGCACCTTCAATTACCCTGTCAGGCCTTTCTTCACCTTTGGCTGCACATGTTCATAG